The following are from one region of the Gammaproteobacteria bacterium genome:
- a CDS encoding glycoside hydrolase family 19 protein gives MLPLDKLKNYVPDAVLDQIPDCADKFAIDTPLRLAHFLAQCAHESMEFKALEENLNYSADGLRKVFPRYFPDDLADSYARQPSMIASRVYANRMGNGDEASEEGYQYRGRGYIQLTGKDNYRAFAGAIGDDVVANPDWVKTKYPLLSAAWFWDSKALNALADEGASDDAVTKITKKVNGGTLGLDDRISHFKKYYALLT, from the coding sequence ATGCTGCCACTAGACAAGCTGAAAAATTATGTTCCGGATGCTGTGTTGGATCAAATCCCGGATTGTGCGGATAAGTTTGCCATCGATACGCCACTGCGCCTGGCGCATTTTCTTGCGCAATGCGCGCATGAAAGTATGGAATTCAAGGCATTGGAAGAGAATTTGAATTATTCCGCCGATGGATTGAGAAAGGTTTTTCCACGATATTTTCCCGATGATCTGGCGGATAGTTATGCGCGGCAGCCTTCAATGATCGCCTCGCGGGTCTATGCCAACCGTATGGGAAACGGTGACGAGGCGAGCGAGGAAGGCTACCAGTATCGCGGCCGGGGCTATATACAGCTCACCGGCAAGGATAACTACCGTGCGTTTGCCGGCGCGATCGGCGACGATGTCGTCGCCAATCCCGATTGGGTCAAAACGAAATATCCGTTATTGTCCGCGGCATGGTTCTGGGATAGCAAAGCGCTCAATGCGTTGGCCGACGAGGGGGCGAGCGACGATGCAGTGACCAAGATCACCAAGAAAGTAAACGGCGGGACGCTGGGGTTGGATGACCGGATCAGCCATTTCAAAAAATATTATGCCTTACTGACTTGA
- the mutL gene encoding DNA mismatch repair endonuclease MutL, with protein sequence MPTIKPLPELLINQIAAGEVVERPASALKEILENSIDAGARKITVQLQQGGIKQIRVTDDGGGIAKDELLLALTRHSTSKISTLEDLQRITSLGFRGEALASIAAVSRLTLASRQAGQNHAWQIQVDGKLISQPAPASLPGGTMLDINDLYFNIPARRKFLKSEITEFAHCDETLKRMALSQCGIEFTLQHNGKVRRLLRPASPAQRIAAVLGEEFDQAAAAVDEQSAGMHLHGMVALPAYARSSRDAQYFFVNNRYVSDKLISHALREAYRDVLHLDKHPAFVLFLDIDPESVDVNVHPSKTEVRFREPRALHQFIFHAINKALAAPDRTVKNADPGQTARPFPAYPKTGYTQPGAVAQPAGFYGTLFGTQPRTVAAPNNTAAAQPAIPGQTAAVAERPDQHSLGFALGQLHGIYILAQNARGLVVVDMHAAHERIMYEQLKQALDRHEIAMQPLLIPVTFHASELEVATVEENQSTLEQLGFDIASLSPATLAVRAVPVTLKDADIAQLARDLLQEIREYGASQILTAKRNEILATMACHGAVRANRKLTLEEMNALLRDMEQTERADQCNHGRPTWFETSLAELDKLFMRGK encoded by the coding sequence ATGCCAACGATTAAGCCGCTTCCCGAATTATTAATCAACCAGATCGCTGCGGGCGAGGTCGTGGAACGCCCGGCGTCGGCGCTCAAGGAAATCCTGGAAAACAGTATCGATGCCGGCGCCAGGAAAATTACCGTGCAATTGCAGCAGGGCGGCATCAAGCAGATTCGCGTCACCGATGATGGCGGCGGCATCGCCAAGGACGAACTGCTGCTGGCATTGACGCGTCACAGCACCAGCAAGATCAGCACGCTGGAGGATTTGCAGCGCATCACCAGCCTGGGTTTCCGCGGTGAAGCGCTGGCCAGCATCGCGGCGGTTTCCCGGCTGACTTTGGCCAGCCGCCAAGCCGGGCAAAATCACGCCTGGCAGATCCAAGTTGACGGCAAGCTGATTTCGCAACCCGCACCTGCTTCGCTACCCGGCGGAACGATGCTGGATATCAACGATTTGTACTTCAACATCCCGGCGCGGCGCAAATTCCTGAAATCCGAGATCACCGAATTCGCCCACTGCGATGAAACCCTCAAACGCATGGCATTATCGCAGTGCGGCATTGAATTTACCCTGCAACACAACGGCAAAGTGCGCCGCCTGCTGCGCCCCGCCAGTCCGGCGCAGCGCATTGCTGCGGTCTTGGGTGAGGAATTCGATCAAGCAGCGGCGGCGGTCGACGAACAATCAGCCGGTATGCATTTGCACGGCATGGTGGCGCTGCCCGCCTATGCGAGATCATCGCGCGATGCGCAGTATTTTTTCGTCAACAACCGCTATGTCAGCGACAAGCTGATTTCGCACGCATTGCGCGAAGCCTATCGCGACGTGTTGCATCTGGACAAACATCCGGCCTTCGTGCTGTTTCTCGACATCGACCCGGAAAGCGTCGACGTCAATGTGCATCCAAGCAAAACGGAAGTACGCTTCCGCGAACCGCGCGCGCTGCATCAATTTATTTTCCATGCGATCAACAAAGCGTTGGCCGCTCCGGACAGAACGGTAAAAAACGCCGACCCCGGACAGACCGCCCGGCCATTCCCTGCCTACCCCAAAACCGGGTATACGCAACCCGGCGCGGTGGCGCAACCGGCCGGTTTTTACGGCACATTGTTCGGCACGCAACCGCGCACAGTTGCAGCACCAAACAATACTGCAGCTGCGCAACCGGCGATCCCCGGCCAAACCGCCGCGGTTGCGGAACGACCGGATCAGCATTCGCTTGGTTTCGCGCTCGGACAACTGCACGGCATTTATATCCTGGCGCAAAATGCACGCGGCCTGGTGGTGGTCGACATGCACGCCGCGCACGAACGCATTATGTACGAACAGCTCAAGCAAGCGCTCGACCGGCATGAAATCGCGATGCAACCGCTGCTGATTCCGGTCACTTTCCATGCCAGCGAACTCGAAGTGGCCACGGTTGAAGAAAATCAAAGCACATTGGAACAACTGGGATTCGACATCGCCAGCTTGTCGCCAGCCACATTGGCGGTGCGCGCGGTACCGGTCACGCTGAAAGACGCCGACATCGCCCAGCTCGCCCGCGACCTGCTGCAGGAAATCCGCGAATACGGTGCCAGCCAGATTCTCACCGCGAAACGCAACGAAATCCTCGCTACGATGGCCTGCCACGGTGCCGTGCGTGCCAATCGCAAATTAACACTCGAAGAAATGAACGCACTGCTGCGCGACATGGAACAAACCGAACGCGCCGATCAATGCAACCACGGCCGCCCGACCTGGTTTGAAACCAGCTTGGCCGAGCTGGATAAGTTGTTTATGCGCGGGAAGTAG
- a CDS encoding carboxypeptidase regulatory-like domain-containing protein, whose translation MSADTGDSFTEIKEWIKVNVLWIAAHVINLLFGIIIYIFKILDGESGIPILPVVISMCIVFVHIFTYPIEALPIEGSTQDERKRIEDIRSRQRNKWMIFAYSFMLISLLLTFYPFINPLFSFVETTSGQSDGTIQQESTEQKPVKPDAGRYLKTLRERPIAVFIGCSLDPESKTLLCPKSDAKPEDNAQKAQNPGGGTIGSAWVINIGGHIEHCTKDNDKDFGKSVTCQVKDGLLIPLYFIILALMGGSISLTRRLPELQKQAGSEYIATEQQPKLSQYEFREYLIFQMVQYISAPLLAILAYYLIEPGNITNSVVLAFTAGFASETILLMVRSIANKITPGSGEVLQYGSIAGVITIQGAAAKKAEVFLTELPQLHSITDEQGFYVLSNVPVGEHSISVKSSGTEAILKKDTVKIDRAQAIVKKNMAIITQDEGQK comes from the coding sequence ATGAGTGCAGATACTGGGGATTCTTTTACAGAAATAAAAGAATGGATAAAAGTTAACGTGCTATGGATCGCCGCTCATGTCATTAACTTATTGTTTGGCATAATCATCTATATCTTTAAAATACTGGATGGCGAAAGCGGCATTCCCATTCTTCCGGTCGTCATTTCCATGTGCATCGTCTTTGTGCATATATTCACTTATCCGATTGAAGCGTTACCCATAGAAGGATCGACGCAAGACGAGAGAAAAAGAATCGAAGACATAAGATCGCGGCAGCGCAATAAGTGGATGATATTTGCGTATAGTTTTATGTTGATATCACTGTTGCTGACTTTTTATCCCTTCATCAATCCGCTGTTCAGTTTTGTGGAAACAACATCCGGCCAATCTGACGGAACTATCCAACAGGAATCCACCGAACAAAAACCGGTGAAGCCCGATGCAGGGCGATACCTCAAAACACTGCGTGAACGGCCGATCGCTGTATTTATTGGCTGCTCTTTGGATCCGGAATCTAAGACCCTGCTCTGCCCCAAATCCGATGCAAAACCGGAAGACAATGCCCAAAAAGCACAAAACCCGGGAGGCGGAACCATCGGCAGTGCATGGGTTATAAACATCGGTGGACATATCGAGCATTGTACTAAAGACAACGACAAAGACTTTGGCAAATCGGTCACCTGCCAAGTTAAGGATGGGCTGCTCATCCCCCTCTATTTCATCATTCTGGCCCTGATGGGCGGCAGTATCAGCCTTACCCGGCGGCTACCGGAGCTGCAAAAGCAAGCGGGCTCGGAGTACATCGCCACAGAACAGCAGCCCAAATTATCGCAATACGAATTCCGCGAGTACCTGATATTTCAGATGGTTCAGTACATTTCAGCGCCGCTTCTGGCAATCCTAGCGTATTATCTGATCGAACCGGGCAATATCACCAATTCGGTCGTGCTGGCCTTCACCGCCGGATTCGCATCGGAAACGATCCTGCTCATGGTGCGTTCGATCGCCAACAAAATCACCCCGGGCAGCGGCGAAGTGCTGCAATATGGTTCGATTGCCGGCGTCATCACCATCCAGGGCGCTGCCGCGAAGAAAGCGGAAGTATTCCTGACCGAATTGCCGCAGCTCCATTCGATCACCGACGAACAAGGATTTTATGTGTTGAGTAACGTACCGGTCGGCGAGCATAGCATCAGCGTCAAATCGAGCGGCACTGAAGCGATCCTGAAAAAAGACACGGTAAAAATCGATCGCGCGCAAGCCATCGTGAAAAAGAACATGGCGATCATCACGCAAGATGAGGGACAAAAATAA
- a CDS encoding NAD(P)-binding domain-containing protein, with the protein MDDTTIIDCKDKHCIIGAGPSGLAQARAFLALDLPFDVFERHKDIGGLWDIENPGTPVYEHTHFVSSRTESGFMGLPFPPGADFPRRDEILAYLHEFADAYDLKKYIHFSSEVEKVEPKDGYWLVKVNNQTRIYRSVICASGMHWNPSYPEVPGTFTGWQRHSKDYFSSDEFKNQRVLIVGAGNSGCDIATEAARNAKAAYISMRRGYHFLPKVIFGKPADIYERENEWMPFRFRQWVFGHMLNVLLGDLTRFGLQKPKHRILETQPILNSEILSCFAHGDLHAKPDIQRFDGSTVHFVDGSSVEVDQIIFATGYKAEFPYLDSEHIEWAGHGVGHYMTCFSRKHPNLFTLGFYEGNAAVFPHLELFASMVACYLFSQKQKTGQDQALLEIARNEHGDLRGPIHMIDSPRHTYYCDWLTFRKQVRKLYRQLGWPMPAAEDFATLKTNPDTQMQIATRHV; encoded by the coding sequence ATGGATGACACAACGATTATCGACTGCAAGGATAAACACTGCATCATAGGCGCCGGCCCTTCCGGGCTGGCACAGGCGCGTGCTTTTCTGGCATTGGATTTGCCATTTGATGTTTTTGAACGCCATAAGGATATTGGCGGACTCTGGGACATTGAAAATCCCGGCACGCCGGTATATGAACACACGCACTTTGTCTCATCAAGAACAGAATCCGGCTTTATGGGCCTTCCTTTCCCGCCGGGCGCCGATTTTCCCAGACGCGATGAGATTCTTGCTTATTTGCATGAATTTGCCGATGCCTATGATCTGAAAAAATACATTCATTTTTCCAGTGAGGTCGAGAAGGTTGAGCCCAAAGATGGCTACTGGCTGGTCAAAGTTAACAACCAAACGCGAATTTATCGCAGTGTAATTTGTGCTTCCGGAATGCACTGGAATCCCAGCTACCCGGAGGTCCCGGGAACATTTACCGGCTGGCAGCGCCATTCCAAAGACTACTTCAGTTCGGATGAATTCAAAAATCAGCGTGTTTTGATCGTCGGTGCCGGCAACTCGGGTTGCGATATCGCCACCGAAGCGGCAAGAAACGCCAAAGCCGCCTATATCAGCATGCGCCGGGGATATCACTTTCTTCCCAAGGTGATTTTTGGAAAACCGGCGGATATTTACGAACGGGAAAACGAATGGATGCCGTTCAGATTCAGGCAATGGGTATTCGGCCATATGTTAAACGTTCTGCTGGGCGATCTGACACGCTTTGGATTGCAAAAACCGAAACATCGCATCCTTGAAACACAACCGATTCTTAACTCCGAGATCCTTTCTTGTTTTGCCCATGGCGATTTGCACGCTAAACCCGACATCCAAAGATTCGACGGCTCGACGGTTCATTTCGTCGACGGTTCATCGGTTGAAGTCGATCAAATTATTTTTGCAACCGGCTACAAGGCCGAATTTCCTTATCTTGATTCCGAACATATTGAATGGGCAGGGCATGGCGTCGGCCATTACATGACGTGCTTCTCGCGCAAGCACCCGAACTTGTTCACGCTAGGATTTTACGAAGGCAATGCGGCGGTTTTCCCGCATCTTGAGCTATTCGCATCCATGGTGGCTTGCTATCTCTTCAGTCAGAAGCAAAAAACCGGACAAGACCAAGCGTTGCTCGAAATTGCCCGGAATGAACACGGTGATTTGCGGGGGCCGATCCATATGATCGACTCTCCCCGGCATACCTACTATTGCGATTGGCTCACATTCCGCAAGCAAGTGCGCAAGTTGTACCGGCAATTGGGCTGGCCCATGCCCGCCGCGGAGGATTTTGCGACCTTAAAAACTAATCCGGACACACAGATGCAAATCGCTACGCGGCATGTTTAA